Proteins encoded in a region of the Watersipora subatra chromosome 5, tzWatSuba1.1, whole genome shotgun sequence genome:
- the LOC137397090 gene encoding piggyBac transposable element-derived protein 3-like: MRLSDRFAGKNHKVYFDNLFTTLELLTELKKKKIYAVGTLRKIRLCDADAVLICDKGMRTRGSACYATNKDNITIVKWNDNNLVSTASTFVGMQPTSVVQGWEKKAEACGCYQASWLIHRWEHGESIDLLEFRSSVARALITQGWTMSNQRKGKPSSSYVHPPSLTNIRTTVPDEMRYNLDAGDWPEKSAMKYASRCVAPTCHSKTRYLCIICKKALCPECFEAYHTK; this comes from the exons ATGCGGTTATCAGACCGTTTTGCTGGCAAGAACCATAAGGTTTACTTTGACAACTTGTTTACAACGTTGGAGCTGTTGACCGAGCTAAAGAAGAAAAAGATATATGCTGTTGGTACTCTCCGCAAAATTCGGCTATGCGATGCAGATGCAGTTTTGATATGTGATAAAGGTATGAGAACAAGAGGAAGTGCTTGCTATGCTACCAACAAAGACAACATCACTATTGTGAAGTGGAATGATAACAATCTTGTCTCCACTGCAAGCACATTTGTTGGCATGCAACCAACCAGTGTAGTACAAGGATGGGAAAAAAAAGCAGAGGCATGTGGATGTTATCAGGCCTC ATGGCTGATCCATCGCTGGGAACACGGAGAAAGCATTGATTTGCTTGAGTTCCGCAGCTCTGTGGCACGAGCGCTAATCACACAAGGCTGGACAATGTCAAATCAAAGAAAAGGGAAGCCATCAAGCTCATATGTACACCCTCCTAGTCTAACAAACATCAGAACGACGGTACCAGATGAGATGAG ATACAACCTTGATGCTGGAGATTGGCCAGAAAAGTCAGCTATGAAATATGCAAGCCGATGTGTTGCTCCAACCTGCCACAGCAAAACCAGATACTTGTGCATAATTTGCAAAAAAGCTCTCTGCCCAGAATGCTTTGAAGCATATCATACCAAGTGA